Proteins from a genomic interval of Treponema succinifaciens DSM 2489:
- the folE2 gene encoding GTP cyclohydrolase FolE2, translating to MIDIQNSKDTREIPLQKVGVTDLSYPVQVLDKAEGSQKTCAKVNLFVNLPHNYKGTHMSRFIEIFHRHRENLGMKQFLFMLEEIRKSLDAERAFGSMEFPFFMKKQAPVSHAESIMCYECTYEGEVSSASSSFFIKIKIPVTTLCPCSKAISQYGAHNQRGIVTVKLKNSSLFWIEDVIEEVEKSASGGLYSILKRPDEKFVTEHAYENPRFVEDVVREVFIALKNFSKSEKPFSWFSVECKNFESIHNHNAYAYTEFSEA from the coding sequence ATGATTGACATTCAGAATTCAAAAGACACACGCGAAATTCCCTTGCAGAAAGTTGGCGTTACGGACTTGAGCTATCCTGTTCAGGTTTTGGACAAGGCGGAAGGCTCTCAGAAAACGTGCGCAAAAGTGAATCTTTTTGTGAATCTGCCGCACAATTACAAGGGAACACATATGTCGCGTTTTATAGAAATTTTCCACCGCCACCGGGAAAATCTTGGAATGAAGCAGTTTCTTTTTATGCTTGAGGAAATCAGAAAAAGCCTCGATGCGGAGCGCGCGTTCGGCTCAATGGAATTTCCTTTCTTTATGAAAAAACAGGCGCCAGTTTCCCATGCGGAAAGCATAATGTGCTATGAATGCACTTACGAGGGAGAGGTTAGTTCTGCTTCTAGCAGTTTCTTTATAAAAATTAAAATTCCTGTTACAACATTGTGTCCTTGCTCAAAGGCAATCAGCCAGTACGGTGCGCATAACCAGCGCGGAATTGTTACTGTAAAGCTAAAAAATTCAAGCCTGTTTTGGATTGAAGACGTGATTGAGGAAGTTGAAAAAAGTGCAAGCGGCGGACTTTACAGCATTTTAAAACGCCCGGACGAAAAGTTTGTTACCGAGCACGCTTATGAAAATCCTCGTTTTGTGGAAGATGTTGTCCGCGAAGTTTTTATTGCGCTTAAGAATTTCTCAAAAAGCGAAAAGCCTTTCAGCTGGTTCAGCGTGGAATGCAAGAATTTTGAAAGCATTCACAATCACAATGCCTACGCTTACACGGAATTTAGTGAAGCATAA
- the folD gene encoding bifunctional methylenetetrahydrofolate dehydrogenase/methenyltetrahydrofolate cyclohydrolase FolD yields MSAKIIDGKSIAAEVKADVAKKVSELKKSGVTPCLAVILVGNNPASVSYVSGKRKALAEAGMEDRSIELPESTTEQEILSLIQKLNEDKTVHGILVQLPLPSHIDEKKVTNSISPEKDVDGFHPVNVGRLVTGEKGFLPCTPNGITVLLKKMNVETSGKNVVVVGRSNIVGKPMALLMLRKEFNSTVTICHTGTKNLSDYTKKADILIVASGRPNTVTADMIKEGAAVIDVGVNRIPDSTKKSGFRLCGDVDFEGAKEVAGFITPVPGGVGPMTIAMLIFNTLESAENFKAQND; encoded by the coding sequence ATGAGCGCAAAAATTATAGACGGAAAATCAATTGCCGCGGAAGTAAAAGCCGATGTTGCAAAAAAAGTTTCGGAGCTTAAGAAAAGCGGAGTTACGCCTTGCCTTGCTGTTATTCTTGTGGGAAACAATCCTGCGAGCGTAAGCTATGTTTCAGGGAAAAGAAAGGCCCTTGCAGAAGCCGGAATGGAAGATAGAAGCATAGAGCTTCCAGAGTCAACCACAGAGCAGGAGATTTTGTCCTTGATTCAAAAACTGAACGAAGACAAAACTGTGCACGGAATTCTTGTTCAGCTTCCGCTTCCTTCGCATATTGACGAAAAGAAAGTTACAAATTCAATCAGTCCAGAAAAAGACGTTGACGGTTTTCATCCAGTGAATGTGGGCAGGCTTGTTACCGGCGAAAAAGGATTTCTTCCTTGCACTCCAAACGGAATTACCGTTTTATTGAAGAAAATGAACGTTGAGACAAGCGGAAAAAATGTCGTTGTTGTCGGACGCAGCAACATTGTTGGAAAGCCTATGGCTCTTTTGATGCTTAGAAAAGAATTCAATTCAACTGTTACAATCTGCCACACAGGAACAAAAAATCTTTCGGACTATACAAAAAAGGCTGACATTCTGATTGTGGCTTCCGGCCGTCCTAACACAGTTACCGCTGACATGATAAAAGAAGGCGCGGCTGTAATTGACGTGGGCGTAAACCGTATTCCCGATTCCACAAAGAAAAGCGGATTCAGGCTTTGCGGCGATGTTGACTTTGAAGGCGCAAAAGAAGTCGCGGGCTTTATAACTCCAGTTCCGGGCGGAGTTGGTCCTATGACAATCGCAATGCTCATTTTCAATACTTTGGAAAGCGCGGAAAATTTTAAGGCTCAAAATGATTGA
- a CDS encoding TP0733 family outer membrane beta-barrel protein, with amino-acid sequence MKRLITLLSVGIIGIYISSAQAALPKTTFMQSSQDENSGDDSDDGDEYTEGDISFDLGMNLPGDQYIKIALGLCLPLNFPDFESTIKGDSQLKLGGIGSLGYHYFLTSKMAIGFDVSFGFNVSIGSHVFNYVPFIAAFTYQPVAGRFEFPLTIGLGFAWESFGGKNYFPGLVVKPEAGAMFRLTESWSLGLEASYLLMPQFSSWYNDNAENFAGQFLTFSVTARYHF; translated from the coding sequence ATGAAACGTTTAATTACGCTTTTGAGCGTAGGAATTATAGGAATTTACATTTCATCGGCACAGGCTGCGCTTCCAAAGACAACTTTTATGCAAAGCTCTCAGGATGAAAATTCAGGCGATGACAGTGATGACGGAGACGAATACACGGAAGGCGACATCAGCTTTGATCTTGGAATGAATCTTCCGGGAGACCAATACATAAAAATTGCGCTTGGTCTTTGCCTTCCGTTGAATTTTCCAGACTTTGAAAGCACCATAAAAGGAGATTCGCAGCTAAAGCTCGGCGGAATTGGTTCTTTAGGCTACCACTACTTTTTAACTTCAAAAATGGCAATCGGATTCGATGTAAGTTTTGGATTCAATGTTTCGATTGGAAGCCACGTTTTCAACTATGTTCCATTTATTGCAGCGTTCACCTACCAGCCGGTTGCAGGAAGATTTGAATTTCCACTCACAATCGGACTTGGATTTGCATGGGAATCTTTCGGCGGAAAAAATTACTTTCCGGGGCTTGTTGTAAAACCGGAAGCAGGAGCAATGTTCCGCCTTACAGAAAGCTGGTCGCTCGGACTTGAAGCCTCGTATCTTCTTATGCCGCAGTTTTCTTCCTGGTACAATGACAATGCAGAAAACTTTGCAGGACAGTTTCTTACATTCAGCGTAACGGCAAGATACCATTTCTAA